A window from Telopea speciosissima isolate NSW1024214 ecotype Mountain lineage chromosome 8, Tspe_v1, whole genome shotgun sequence encodes these proteins:
- the LOC122670624 gene encoding MDIS1-interacting receptor like kinase 2-like, with product MSTTASSAIPCKWFGITCNKVGSVVEISLPEMELKGTLDNLSFSSFPNLVRLNLSTNELTGTIPMHVGSLSKLTYLDLSYNNFFGVLPPLSNLSLHLLCLHHNEISGSIPLEIGNMKNLWKLSMSGNKFTGMIPPVLANLSNLRYLYLLSNELSGPIPSKIGHMESLLHFELSGNKLSGPIPHSLGNLSKLEKLYLTTNQLSGPIPSEIGDMKNLVALGLSRNKLSGPIPHSLVNLSKLEILLLYDNQLSGSLPQRLCQGSILSFLVANNSLMGPIPDYRNCTCLRRARFDSNLLEGNITDSFGVHPHLYYIDVSYNRLYGELSPNWGECKNLSVLKISGNNISGKIPHEFGQLVRLGVLDLSFNKLVGEIPKEFSGLSSLLDLNLNDNQISGYVPAEIGKLINLEQLDLSSNMLIGSIPPQLGQCSKLLSLNLRWNSLNGSIPFQIGDLVALQDQLDLSHNSISGLIPPQLGNLIMLEILNLSHNMFTGSIPLALEEMVSLLSLDLSYNELEGTIPNSRVFKNASPQAFRNNKGLCGELQGLLPCNESHTINRHKVIISIIASLIGTMLLAFAIIGVLFLLQKKVKKGNTEVARRHNGNIFSILNFDGKIAFEDIIQATEDFDSKYCIGIGTYGNVYKATLPTGHVVALKKFHPLEGETIVNEESFGNEIRMLTEIRHRNIVKLYGFCSHPQCMFLVSEYMEKGSLAHILSNQADAMELDWLKRVNVIKSVANALSYLHHDCIPPIIHRDISSKNVLLDLELEARVSDFGIARLLKPDSSNWTSLKGTYGYIAPELAYTMALTEKCDVYSFGAVALETIMGRHPKELISSFTSLVGQKMLLRDLLDPCLTFPSDHKVSKDIVSIVRIALACLRNHPQSRPSMHQVSKELLVLRQSFVEHFHAITLGDLNDIDVQ from the exons ATGAGTACTACAGCTTCATCAGCTATCCCATGCAAGTGGTTTGGTATAACTTGCAACAAAGTCGGAAGTGTGGTTGAGATTAGCCTTCCAGAAATGGAGCTGAAAGGTACGCTTGACAACTTGAGCTTCTCTTCCTTTCCCAATCTCGTCCGTCTAAATCTCAGCACCAATGAACTTACAGGAACCATACCCATGCATGTTGGTAGCCTCTCCAAACTCACCTACCTCGATCTCTcctataataatttttttggcGTTCTACCTCCCTTAAGTAATTTAAGTTTGCACTTGTTATGCCTTCATCACAATGAAATCAGTGGTTCGATACCTTTAGAGATAGGGAATATGAAAAATTTGTGGAAGTTATCAATGAGTGGGAATAAATTCACTGGCATGATACCCCCTGTCCTGGCTAATTTAAGCAATCTTCGCTATCTATACCTGCTTTCCAATGAACTCAGTGGTCCAATACCTTCAAAAATTGGACATATGGAAAGTCTTCTTCATTTTGAACTATCTGGAAACAAACTTAGTGGTCCAATCCCTCATTCTCTGGGTAACTTAAGCAAACTAGAGAAGCTCTATTTGACTACGAATCAATTATCTGGTCCAATACCTTCAGAAATTGGAGATATGAAAAATCTGGTTGCCTTGGGGCTCTCTCGAAACAAACTCAGTGGTCCAATCCCTCATTCTCTGGTTAATTTAAGTAAACTAGAGATTCTCCTTTTGTATGACAATCAATTATCTGGAAGCTTACCTCAACGACTATGTCAAGGATCAATTCTATCTTTTTTGGTTGCAAACAATAGTCTCATGGGTCCTATTCCAGACTATAGAAATTGCACATGTTTAAGGAGAGCTCGATTTGACAGCAACCTATTGGAAGGAAATATAACTGATAGTTTTGGTGTACATCCACATCTTTATTACATTGATGTGAGTTACAATAGACTATATGGAGAGCTGTCACCAAATTGGGGAGAATGTAAGAATTTGTCGGTGCTAAAGATTTCTGGAAACAATATTAGTGGGAAGATACCACATGAGTTTGGTCAGTTAGTACGACTTGGAGTACTTGACCTTTCTTTCAACAAACTTGTTGGCGAAATACCAAAGGAATTCAGTGGCTTATCCTCTTTGCTTGACCTGAATTTAAATGACAACCAGATTTCAGGCTATGTACCAGCTGAAATCGGCAAGCTAATCAATTTGGAGCAACTAGACCTATCATCAAACATGCTAATTGGATCAATCCCACCACAGCTTGGTCAATGCTCCAAACTGTTGTCCTTAAATTTGAGATGGAATTCATTGAATGGAAGCATTCCATTTCAAATTGGTGATCTAGTAGCCCTACAAGATCAATTGGACCTTAGTCATAACTCAATCAGTGGACTAATACCACCACAACTTGGAAATTTGATAATGTTGGAAATTTTGAATCTATCCCACAATATGTTCACAGGCTCCATACCCCTTGCTCTCGAAGAGATGGTTAGCTTATTATCTCTTGATTTGTCCTATAATGAGTTGGAGGGTACTATTCCTAACagtagggttttcaaaaatgcTTCCCCTCAAGCATTTAGAAACAACAAAGGGTTATGTGGTGAACTTCAAGGTCTACTTCCTTGCAATGAATCTCATACAATAAACAGACACAAAGTTATCATATCCATCATTGCTTCTTTGATAGGAACAATGCTCCTTGCATTTGCAATTATTGGTGTCCTCTTTCTCTTgcaaaaaaaagtgaaaaaaggaAATACAGAAGTAGCAAGAAGACACAATGGCAATATATTTTCAATATTGAATTTCGATGGCAAAATTGCTTTTGAGGATATTATTCAAGCAACAGAGGATTTTGATTCCAAGTATTGCATTGGAATTGGAACTTATGGGAATGTTTATAAAGCAACGCTACCTACTGGTCATGTAGTAGCCTTGAAGAAGTTCCATCCATTGGAAGGTGAGACCATAGTTAATGAGGAAAGCTTTGGGAATGAGATACGCATGTTAACAGAAATAAGGCATCGAAACATTGTCAAACTTTATGGATTTTGCTCTCATCCACAATGCATGTTTCTTGTTTCTGAGTACATGGAAAAAGGAAGCTTAGCACATATTTTGAGCAATCAAGCAGATGCTATGGAGTTGGATTGGCTGAAAAGAGTAAATGTCATCAAAAGTGTGGCTAATGCATTGTCTTACTTGCATCATGATTGTATTCCACCGATAATTCATCGAGATATTTCAAGCAAAAATGTATTGCTGGACTTGGAACTTGAGGCTCGCGTATCTGATTTTGGCATTGCAAGACTATTAAAGCCAGACTCATCTAATTGGACGTCACTTAAAGGAACTTATGGATATATTGCTCCAG AACTTGCCTACACCATGGCTTTAACTGAGAAGTGTGATGTATACAGTTTCGGAGCAGTGGCATTAGAAACAATTATGGGAAGGCATCCAAAGGAGCTCATCTCATCTTTTACATCACTAGTTGGTCAAAAGATGCTATTAAGAGATTTGTTAGACCCATGCCTCACTTTTCCATCAGATCACAAGGTTTCAAAGGATATAGTTTCTATTGTCAGAATAGCACTTGCATGTTTACGTAATCATCCACAATCCCGACCATCTATGCATCAAGTATCAAAAGAGCTACTTGTTCTCCGACAATCATTTGTGGAGCATTTTCATGCAATTACTCTAGGTGACCTAAATGATATTGATGTACAATAA